DNA from Candidatus Angelobacter sp.:
GCGGATCGCTTCGTTTTGGCGGGACCATGGAAATTGCCGGTTTGAACGAAGACATCAACCCCGTGCGCGTGCGGGGCATCATCAAATCCGTGCCCAGGTATTACCCCGATTTTACCCCGCACGACTTCGACGGCGTTGAACCGTGGCGCGGGCTGCGTCCGTGTTCGCCGGACGGGCTGCCGTACGTCGGGCGCACGGCGCGTCATTCAAACCTTTGCGTTGCCGCCGGGCACGCGATGCTGGGGTTGAGCCTCGGCCCCATCACCGGCAGACTTGTGGCGGAAATCCTGTCCGGCGAAAATCCGTCCATTCCAATCAATCTGCTGGATCCGGACCGTTACGCATGAAGAACCCGAGTGAGGAAGATGCGGGTCAAACCCGCCAGGTTCGAATCCCGGTCGGCGGCGATCCGGGCGCCTCCACGCGGACCGTGATGTTGGAGGGAGACCTGACAGTGCCGCCTCGCTCAACCGGCATTGTGTTGTTCGCTCACGGGAGCGGCAGCGGTCGGCACAGTCCGCGCAACCGGTGCGTGGCGGGCGTCATTCGCGAGGCCGGCATCGCCACGCTGTTGTTTGACCTGCTGACCCGGGACGAGGAGACCGAGGACAACGTGACTCGTCGCCTGCGATTTGACATCGAACTGCTGGCAAGAAGACTCGTCCAGGCGGGCAGATGGACCGCCTCCCAGCCCGGGACACAAAGACTGGGCATCGGCTATTTCGGCGCGAGCACCGGCGGGGCTGCGGCACTCGTGGCAGCCGCTGAGACCGGGGCGGCGATCGAAGCGGTTGTTTCGCGCGGCGGCCGGCCCGACCTGGCCGGCGGCAGGCTGGAATCCGTGCGGTCACCGACGCTGTTGATCGTGGGTGAACGCGACGGAACGGTGCTGGAATTGAACCGCGCCGCATACGCGCGGCTGCGCTGCGAAAATGAACTCAAGATCATCCCTCGCGCCACCCACCTGTTCGAGGAACCCGGGGCATTGGAGGAAGTCGCGCGACTGGCCGCCGATTGGTTTCGATGCCATCTGCGCCCGCGATGAAGCTGCCGGGCGGGCGGGTGATTTACTTCTTGGTGCGGGTATTGAGCGTGACCATCGGGCGTCTGGCCTTGTTGATCACGGGGTAATTGTTGCGGCGACGGCGGCGTTCCAGTCGCGCCTCGGGGGAAAAGAAGTGCGCGCCGAACCCAACCAGCGCGACCAGAACAATCAGCCCAATGGCCGCAAGCACAACCGGATTATCCAAATTCATGCTCGAATGTTAGGTGCACGACACCGTCTTGTAAAGGTCTTGTGAGTTGCGAGCGTCGCAAGCCGCGCGGAACCAAGGAGGAACTTCGCGAATGACCAAAGTGCGGGCGGAATGGGGCCTGATCACGCTGATCTACAATCTCAAACGGGTGTTGAACCTGGTGAGCTTCGAGAAACTGATGGCCGCGGTCAGTTGAAGGGCCCCGCCGCCGTTTTTCCCTCTCTTCTGCTTACGGCAGCGACCGTAACGCCTCCGCACACCGTGGGAACGAATCAAGGGAACTGAAAGTCCAAAACTCGAAACCAGAAAATCTTCTCCTGCCAACCTTCCTCACTCAAATATCCCAAAACGTTTTCACACAGCCTCGCGCCTTGTTAGACCACGTCGTCATCTTCTGTCGGTTTCTGGTAATCTAGCTCATTTCTACTCCAAGTGGAAAGTCCCATCAGTGAACCAAACCCCAATGTGTAAAACCCGAACATAACCAACAAACGCCAAACACTCGGAATCGACTCGTGTCTGTAGAAAGCAAATAACAAATTACCGAGCGTCATCAAAACACCAAATGGTAAACCAGCGCGACGAATAGAACTCAAAAAGAAATGCTCACGTCCTTTTGCTCGCTCCTGCTCCCATGACTGCTTTTCGGATTTTGTCATAAGCGTGAAAGTGGCCTAACTTTTAATATACGACCAATGGTCGTTGATCCACTT
Protein-coding regions in this window:
- a CDS encoding alpha/beta hydrolase, with the protein product MKNPSEEDAGQTRQVRIPVGGDPGASTRTVMLEGDLTVPPRSTGIVLFAHGSGSGRHSPRNRCVAGVIREAGIATLLFDLLTRDEETEDNVTRRLRFDIELLARRLVQAGRWTASQPGTQRLGIGYFGASTGGAAALVAAAETGAAIEAVVSRGGRPDLAGGRLESVRSPTLLIVGERDGTVLELNRAAYARLRCENELKIIPRATHLFEEPGALEEVARLAADWFRCHLRPR